The Mycobacterium avium subsp. avium genomic sequence GGAGCCCGATCCGGTCATCATGCCGCGCAACAGCGAGGAATTGTACCTGCTGCAACGCGTCCGTGACGAGGCGCACCGGTTCGCCATCACCTACCATCGCAGCAAGCGATCCAAGCGAATGACGGCATCGGTGCTGGATTCGGTGCCAGGATTGGGAGAACATCGCCGCAAGGCGTTGGTAAGCCATTTCGGATCGATAGCCCGCCTCAAGGAGGCCACCGTCGACCAGATCACCGCCGTGCCCGGCATCGGGGTGGCCACCGCGACCGCCGTCCTGGAGGCGTTGCGGCCCGACGAGTCCAAGGCCGCGCCGTGACGGGCCCGGGTGAGCTCGCGGGGAGCCGGCCGGTGGACGCGCACCTGGAAAACGGGGCCGGCATCGACGTCGTGCTGGTGACCGGATTGTCCGGCGCCGGACGGGGTACCGCGGCCAAGGTGCTCGAGGACCTGGGCTGGTATGTGGCCGACAACCTGCCCCCGCAGCTGATCACCCGGATGGTCGACCTGGGCATGGACGCCGGCTCGCGGATCACCCAGCTGGCGGTGGTGATGGACGTGCGGTCGCGCGGTTTCACCGGCGATCTGGACTCGGTGCGCACCGAACTGGCCACCCGCAACATCGCTCCGCGGGTGGTGTTCATGGAAGCATCCGACGACATGTTGGTGCGCCGCTACGAGCAGAACCGCCGCAGCCATCCGCTGCAGGGCGATCAGACGCTGGCCGAGGGCATCGCCGCCGAGCGGCGGATGCTGGCGCCGGTGCGGGCCACCGCGGATCTGATCATCGACACCTCGACGCTGTCGGTGCGGGCCCTGCGCGAGACCATCGAGCGGGCGTTCGGCGGCGGCGCCAGCGCGACCATCAGCGTCACCGTCGAGTCGTTCGGCTTCAAGTACGGCCTGCCGATGGACGCCGACATGGTGATGGACGTGCGCTTCCTGCCGAACCCGCACTGGGTCGACGAATTGCGGCCCCGCACCGGGCAGGATCCCGCCGTGCGCGACTACGTGTTGGGCCAGCCCGGCGCGGCCGAGTTTCTCGACGCCTACCATCGGTTGCTGTCTCTGGTCGTCGACGGCTACCGCCGGGAGGGCAAGCGCTACATGACGGTCGCCATCGGCTGCACCGGCGGCAAGCATCGCAGCGTGGCGATCGCCGAGGCGCTGATGCAACGGCTGCAGGCCCAGCACGGTGAGGCCCAACTGTCGGTGCGGGTGTTGCACCGGGATCTGGGCCGCGAATGAGCGAGCCGATCAACCGGGGCATCGTCGCGCTGGGCGGCGGACACGGCCTGTACGCGACGCTCTCGGCGGCCCGCCGGCTCACCCCCTATGTCACCGCCGTGGTGACCGTCGCCGACGACGGCGGGTCTTCGGGCCGGCTGCGCAGCGAGCTGGGCGTGGTGCCGCCGGGCGATCTGCGAATGGCGTTGGCGGCCTTGGCTTCTGACAGCCCGCACGGCCGACTGTGGGCGACCATCCTGCAGCACCGGTTCGGCGGCAGCGGCGCGCTGGCCGGGCACCCGATCGGCAACCTGATGCTGGCCGGGCTCTCGGAGGTGCTGGCCGACCCGGTGGCCGCCCTCGACGAGCTGGGCCGCATCCTCGGCGTCAAGGGCCGGGTGTTGCCGATGTGCCCGATCGCGCTGCAGATCGAGGCCGACGTGTCGGGCCTGGAGGCCGATCCGCGGATGTTCCGGGTCATCCGCGGGCAGGTGGCAATCGCGACCACGCCCGGCAAGGTGCGTCGGGTGCGGCTGCTGCCGGACAACCCGCCGGCGACCCGGCAGGCCGTCGACGCCATCATGGCCGCCGACCTGGTGGTGCTCGGCCCGGGCTCGTGGTTCACCAGCGTCATTCCGCACGTGATGGTGCCCGGGCTGGCGGCGGCGCTACGGGCGACCACCGCCCGCCGCGCGCTGGTGCTCAACCTGGTGGCCGAGCCGGGGGAGACGGCGGGCTTCTCCGTCGAGCGTCATCTGCACGTACTCGCCCAGCACGCACCGGGATTCACCGTGCACGACATCATCATCGACGCCGAACGGGTGCCCAGCGAGCGGGAACGCGAGCAATTGCGCCGCACCGCCACACTGCTTTCGGCCGAGGTCCACTTCGCCGACGTGGCCAGACCTGGTACACCTTTACATGATCCAGGCAAGCTCGCGGCGGCCCTGGACGGGGTCCGGGCGGCCCGCAAGGCCCCGGGCGCATCCCCGGTCACGGCCACCGCGGATATTCGGGTTGACGGTGCAAGCCCACCGGCAGGTGGCAACGGACCGGCCGGCAGCGGACCAAGGGGTGACGACGCGTGGCGATGACGACCGAAGTCAAGGACGAACTGAGCCGCCTGGTCGTGAAATCGGTCAGTGCGCGCCGGGCGGAGGTCACGTCCCTGCTGCGGTTCGCCGGCGGCCTACACATCGTCGGCGGTCGCGTCGTGGTCGAGGCCGAGGTGGATCTGGGCAACGTGGCGCGGCGGCTGCGCAAGGACATTTTCGAGCTCTACGGCTACAACGCGGTCGTGCATGTGTTGTCCGCCAGCGGGATTCGCAAGAGCACCCGGTACGTGCTCCGGGTGGCCAACGACGGTGAGGCGCTGGCCCGCCAGACCGGCCTGTTGGACAACCGGGGCCGCCCGGTGCGCGGGCTGCCCGCCCAGGTGGTGGGCGGCAGCATCGCCGACGCCGAAGCCGCCTGGCGCGGAGCGTTCTTGGCGCACGGGTCGCTGACCGAGCCGGGCCGCTCGTCGGCGCTGGAGGTCAGCTGCCCCGGGCCGGAGGCCGCGCTGGCGTTGGTGGGCGCGGCGCGCCGGCTGGGGGTCAGCGCCAAGGCCCGCGAGGTGCGCGGCGCCGACCGGGTGGTGGTGCGCGACGGCGAGGCTATCGGCGCGCTGCTGACCCGGATGGGCGCCCAGGACACCCGGCTCATCTGGGAGGAGCGCCGGATGCGGCGCGAGGTGCGCGCGACGGCCAACCGGTTGG encodes the following:
- the rapZ gene encoding RNase adapter RapZ — encoded protein: MDAHLENGAGIDVVLVTGLSGAGRGTAAKVLEDLGWYVADNLPPQLITRMVDLGMDAGSRITQLAVVMDVRSRGFTGDLDSVRTELATRNIAPRVVFMEASDDMLVRRYEQNRRSHPLQGDQTLAEGIAAERRMLAPVRATADLIIDTSTLSVRALRETIERAFGGGASATISVTVESFGFKYGLPMDADMVMDVRFLPNPHWVDELRPRTGQDPAVRDYVLGQPGAAEFLDAYHRLLSLVVDGYRREGKRYMTVAIGCTGGKHRSVAIAEALMQRLQAQHGEAQLSVRVLHRDLGRE
- the whiA gene encoding DNA-binding protein WhiA codes for the protein MTTEVKDELSRLVVKSVSARRAEVTSLLRFAGGLHIVGGRVVVEAEVDLGNVARRLRKDIFELYGYNAVVHVLSASGIRKSTRYVLRVANDGEALARQTGLLDNRGRPVRGLPAQVVGGSIADAEAAWRGAFLAHGSLTEPGRSSALEVSCPGPEAALALVGAARRLGVSAKAREVRGADRVVVRDGEAIGALLTRMGAQDTRLIWEERRMRREVRATANRLANFDDANLRRSARAAVAAAARVERALEILGDTVPDHLASAGKLRVEHRQASLEELGRLADPPMTKDAVAGRIRRLLSMADRKAKIEGIPDTESAVTPDLLEDA
- the yvcK gene encoding uridine diphosphate-N-acetylglucosamine-binding protein YvcK, which codes for MNRGIVALGGGHGLYATLSAARRLTPYVTAVVTVADDGGSSGRLRSELGVVPPGDLRMALAALASDSPHGRLWATILQHRFGGSGALAGHPIGNLMLAGLSEVLADPVAALDELGRILGVKGRVLPMCPIALQIEADVSGLEADPRMFRVIRGQVAIATTPGKVRRVRLLPDNPPATRQAVDAIMAADLVVLGPGSWFTSVIPHVMVPGLAAALRATTARRALVLNLVAEPGETAGFSVERHLHVLAQHAPGFTVHDIIIDAERVPSEREREQLRRTATLLSAEVHFADVARPGTPLHDPGKLAAALDGVRAARKAPGASPVTATADIRVDGASPPAGGNGPAGSGPRGDDAWR